The following are encoded in a window of Methanobrevibacter ruminantium M1 genomic DNA:
- the hacB gene encoding homoaconitase small subunit, which yields MAEIKGKVWNFGDNIDTDVIIPGRYLRTFNPNDLALHVLEGERPDFTKNVEKGDVILAGENFGCGSSREQAPVAIKAAGVDVIIAKSFARIFYRNAINIGLPVVVADIEADDGDIVSVDLENGIIINETKDTKVEFQAFKEFMVNILSDGGLVKHYLKTKE from the coding sequence ATGGCTGAAATTAAAGGAAAAGTTTGGAATTTTGGAGATAACATTGACACTGATGTAATTATCCCTGGAAGATACTTAAGAACATTCAATCCTAATGACTTAGCCCTTCATGTCCTTGAAGGGGAAAGACCTGATTTTACAAAAAACGTTGAAAAGGGAGATGTCATTCTAGCTGGTGAAAACTTCGGATGTGGTTCCTCTAGAGAGCAAGCTCCAGTAGCCATCAAGGCAGCAGGAGTTGATGTCATAATTGCAAAGTCATTTGCCCGTATCTTCTATAGAAATGCAATCAACATAGGACTTCCTGTTGTTGTTGCAGACATTGAAGCAGATGATGGTGATATTGTTTCAGTTGATTTGGAAAATGGAATTATCATCAATGAGACTAAAGACACTAAAGTTGAATTCCAAGCTTTTAAAGAATTCATGGTAAATATATTATCTGATGGTGGTCTAGTTAAACATTATCTTAAAACTAAAGAATAA
- a CDS encoding CDP-2,3-bis-(O-geranylgeranyl)-sn-glycerol synthase, producing MALELMNLLISILGAVYFMLPAYVANLSGLAFGGGTPIDGGANYRDGNRIIGNGVTWKGCINGTIIGTLVGVVLGIVGMYYGDLSTLTGGVIDLHVYGSLFSGLILGFLMAFGALFGDAVGSFIKRRMNLQSGQPAPIMDQLDFVLGALIFSLLVVRISWSFFIIICLLSILLHLSSNTIAYLLGIKDVWY from the coding sequence ATGGCATTAGAACTTATGAATTTATTGATTTCCATCTTAGGAGCTGTTTATTTTATGCTACCTGCTTATGTGGCTAACTTAAGTGGTCTTGCTTTTGGAGGGGGAACTCCAATTGATGGCGGAGCGAATTACCGAGATGGGAATAGAATAATTGGAAACGGAGTAACATGGAAAGGTTGCATTAATGGAACCATTATTGGAACTCTTGTTGGTGTGGTTTTAGGCATAGTCGGAATGTACTATGGTGATTTAAGCACTTTAACTGGAGGAGTCATCGATCTCCATGTTTATGGAAGCCTATTCTCTGGTCTTATATTAGGATTCTTAATGGCATTCGGCGCTTTATTCGGTGATGCAGTTGGAAGTTTCATAAAAAGGAGAATGAATCTTCAAAGTGGCCAGCCTGCTCCGATAATGGATCAATTAGATTTTGTTCTTGGAGCCCTTATATTTAGCCTTTTAGTTGTTAGAATAAGTTGGAGCTTTTTTATTATAATTTGTCTGCTTAGTATTTTACTTCATTTAAGTAGTAATACTATAGCATATTTGCTTGGAATTAAGGATGTTTGGTATTAA
- a CDS encoding beta-ribofuranosylaminobenzene 5'-phosphate synthase, translated as MIIRAPSRLHMSLIDLNGSYKRIDGGIGLALKDPQFVLQSEETNEKGYTLEFADSISEDSREECIEKIPKAAEKIAELCDIESGFHFKVLEAYPPHSGLGSGTQISVCTAHLMTETVGQKYTSRELSTMVGRGGTSGIGTFAHDLGGFIVDGGHSLEEKPGFLPSSASKAKPATLIARYDFPEEWDILLALPEVKEHMHDQQEVNVFQTYCPIPKTEVEQVSHLILMNLLPFLLEKDIVNFGWAIKELQKVGFNKLEHSLDASFLPTMEAIDEAGAYGTGISSFGPTLYTVFDKNNKDIVKAAGEIVGEDRVKVVKAQNHGYVLEK; from the coding sequence ATGATTATTAGAGCACCTTCAAGACTCCATATGTCTTTAATTGATTTAAATGGATCTTATAAGAGAATTGATGGTGGTATAGGTCTTGCACTTAAAGACCCTCAATTTGTATTGCAAAGTGAAGAAACAAATGAAAAAGGATACACTTTAGAGTTTGCAGATTCTATTTCTGAAGATTCAAGGGAAGAATGTATTGAAAAGATTCCAAAAGCTGCTGAAAAGATAGCAGAACTTTGTGATATTGAATCAGGATTCCACTTTAAGGTTTTAGAAGCATATCCTCCTCACTCTGGATTAGGCTCTGGAACTCAAATTTCAGTCTGTACCGCTCACTTGATGACTGAGACTGTTGGTCAAAAATATACCAGCAGGGAATTAAGTACAATGGTAGGCAGAGGAGGAACCTCTGGTATCGGAACTTTTGCCCACGACTTAGGTGGTTTCATTGTTGACGGTGGACACAGCTTAGAGGAAAAACCTGGATTCTTGCCATCTTCCGCTTCAAAGGCAAAACCTGCTACATTAATAGCAAGGTACGATTTCCCTGAAGAATGGGATATTTTGCTTGCACTTCCGGAAGTTAAAGAGCATATGCATGACCAACAGGAAGTAAATGTTTTCCAAACCTATTGTCCTATTCCAAAAACAGAGGTTGAACAAGTTTCCCACTTGATTCTAATGAACCTTCTTCCTTTCTTGCTTGAAAAGGACATTGTCAACTTTGGTTGGGCAATCAAGGAGCTTCAAAAAGTTGGTTTCAATAAGCTTGAACACAGTTTGGATGCTAGTTTCTTGCCTACTATGGAAGCGATTGATGAAGCCGGTGCTTATGGTACTGGTATCAGTTCATTCGGTCCTACCCTTTACACTGTCTTTGATAAGAACAATAAAGACATAGTTAAAGCAGCAGGTGAGATCGTAGGTGAAGACCGTGTAAAAGTTGTAAAAGCTCAAAACCACGGTTATGTTTTAGAAAAATAA
- the tes gene encoding tetraether lipid synthase Tes: MFIKKTTSLCPHCLKPLEAEVYQEDGKVWIEKECPEHGVFKNTYWSDAELYDRVDQVDSITQDLENPMVNKVAKCPQNCGICSEHESYTVLGLIDVTNRCNLKCPICFANAATSKKLFEPTQEEIRQMLRNLRGEKPVPTPAIQYAGGEPTVRKDLPDLIRMAREEGFSHTQIATNGIRIAKKEGYAQELKDAGLNTVYLQFDGVTEEPYLVARNKNLLDVKLEAIEKCREVGLGVVIVPTVVKGVNDQQVGDIIRFAIQNIDIIHGVNFQPVSFSGRTPSDQVEEQRITIPDFLNLVEEQTDGQISKDDFYSATSVQPVSKFIGALRNEEPPVTLNCHQHCGSATYIFMDNDKIIPITRFMDIDKFLTFLNKYTEKLEDGGFAIKSRVLASAAKNLPKVLNEDEAPTGLDMKRILLDIFKTQSYDALGEFHINSLLISCMHFMDPFNFDTDRVKDCVIHYAVPDGRVIPFCTMNSIYRQGIEDEFSTPLNQKMTEFNDKTGEEEEDAD, translated from the coding sequence ATGTTCATTAAGAAAACAACTAGTTTATGTCCTCACTGCCTTAAGCCTTTAGAAGCTGAGGTTTACCAAGAGGATGGAAAGGTCTGGATTGAAAAGGAATGTCCAGAACATGGTGTCTTTAAAAATACTTATTGGAGTGATGCAGAGTTATATGACAGGGTTGACCAAGTTGATTCAATCACTCAGGATTTAGAAAACCCTATGGTTAATAAGGTTGCAAAATGTCCTCAAAACTGTGGTATCTGTTCTGAACATGAATCCTACACTGTTTTAGGATTGATTGACGTTACAAACAGATGTAATCTAAAATGTCCTATCTGTTTTGCAAATGCAGCAACCTCTAAAAAGCTCTTTGAGCCTACTCAAGAAGAGATTCGTCAGATGCTTAGAAACTTAAGAGGAGAAAAGCCTGTTCCTACCCCTGCGATTCAATACGCTGGCGGGGAGCCTACTGTAAGAAAAGACTTGCCTGACTTGATTAGAATGGCAAGGGAAGAAGGATTTTCACATACTCAAATTGCTACAAATGGTATTAGAATTGCTAAGAAGGAAGGCTATGCTCAAGAATTAAAGGATGCAGGATTAAACACTGTTTACTTGCAATTTGACGGTGTCACTGAAGAGCCTTATCTTGTAGCAAGAAACAAAAACCTCTTGGATGTCAAATTGGAAGCCATTGAAAAATGTAGAGAGGTCGGATTAGGTGTTGTAATTGTACCTACTGTTGTTAAAGGAGTAAATGACCAACAGGTGGGAGACATCATCAGATTTGCAATTCAAAACATTGACATTATTCACGGCGTAAACTTCCAGCCAGTCTCATTCTCTGGAAGGACTCCATCTGACCAGGTGGAAGAGCAAAGAATCACAATCCCTGACTTCTTGAATTTGGTTGAGGAGCAGACAGACGGCCAAATATCAAAGGACGATTTCTATTCTGCAACTTCTGTTCAGCCAGTATCAAAATTCATCGGTGCTTTAAGAAATGAAGAGCCACCAGTAACTCTAAACTGCCACCAGCACTGTGGTTCAGCAACCTATATATTTATGGATAATGATAAGATCATTCCTATTACACGTTTCATGGATATTGATAAGTTCCTAACATTCCTCAATAAATATACTGAAAAGTTAGAGGATGGTGGATTTGCTATAAAATCAAGAGTATTGGCTAGCGCTGCTAAAAACCTTCCTAAGGTTTTAAATGAGGATGAAGCTCCTACAGGATTGGATATGAAGAGAATATTATTGGACATCTTCAAAACCCAGTCTTATGATGCTTTAGGTGAATTCCACATTAATTCATTGCTTATTTCTTGCATGCACTTTATGGATCCTTTTAACTTTGACACAGACAGAGTTAAGGACTGTGTTATTCACTATGCAGTTCCAGACGGAAGGGTTATCCCATTCTGTACTATGAACTCCATCTATAGGCAAGGAATAGAAGATGAGTTCTCCACTCCATTAAATCAGAAAATGACTGAATTTAATGATAAGACTGGAGAAGAAGAGGAAGATGCTGATTAG